One part of the Vitis riparia cultivar Riparia Gloire de Montpellier isolate 1030 chromosome 8, EGFV_Vit.rip_1.0, whole genome shotgun sequence genome encodes these proteins:
- the LOC117921181 gene encoding pentatricopeptide repeat-containing protein At4g14050, mitochondrial-like, producing MCYSHLVYQLQACARHQTPPIGKKLQCHIIKTGIDQCRSLSNNLINMYGKCGLIRDALNLFNQLPHRDPISWASILTANNQANLPHLTLSMFPAMFKQDGLQPDHYVFACLVKACAILGAIKQGKQVHASFIVSPVSDDDVVKSSLVDMYAKCGLPDIGRVVFDSISSKNSISWTAMISGYAQSGRKLDAIQLFQKMPVKNLLSWTALISGLVQSGNWVDSFYLFMEMRSKGIDIVDPFILSSIIGASANLAVLGLGKQIHCLVILLGYESSLFVSNALVDMYAKCSDVLAAKKIFGRMVQRDVVSWTSIIVGTAQHGLAEEALSLYNQMLSTGLKPNEVTFVGLIYACSHVGLVSKGRYFFNSMIKDYGINPSLQHYTCLLDLLSRSGHLEEAENLIKAMPFKPDEATWAALLSACNHHRNTLIGIRVADHLLSLKPEDPSTYILLSNIYASAAMWESVSKVRRLMAAMEVKKEPGYSCIVLGKESQVFLAGETSHPAKDEIFGLLKELDAEMKRRGYIPDTSSVLHDLEQQEKERQLFWHSERLAVAYGLLKGIPGMVLHIVKNLRVCGDCHTVLKFISIIVKREIVVRDANRYHHFKDGKCSCNNFW from the coding sequence ATGTGCTACTCTCACCTTGTCTACCAACTGCAGGCCTGTGCCAGACATCAAACTCCACCTATTGGCAAGAAACTCCAGTGCCATATCATCAAAACTGGCATAGATCAATGCAGGTCCCTTTCCAACAATCTCATAAACATGTATGGCAAATGTGGCCTCATTCGAGATGCCCTTAACTTGTTCAACCAGCTGCCCCATAGAGACCCAATTTCATGGGCCTCAATTCTCACAGCCAACAACCAAGCTAACCTCCCCCACTTGACACTTTCCATGTTTCCTGCCATGTTCAAACAAGACGGTTTGCAACCTGATCATTATGTCTTTGCTTGCCTTGTTAAGGCCTGTGCGATCTTGGGTGCAATTAAGCAAGGCAAGCAAGTTCATGCAAGCTTTATTGTGTCACCAGTTTCTGATGACGATGTTGTAAAATCATCCCTTGTTGATATGTATGCAAAATGCGGCTTGCCTGATATTGGTCGTGTGGTTTTTGATTCAATTTCTTCAAAGAATTCAATTTCTTGGACCGCTATGATTTCAGGATATGCTCAAAGTGGCCGAAAATTGGATGCTATTCAGCTATTCCAGAAAATGCCAGTGAAGAATTTACTTTCTTGGACAGCATTGATATCTGGGCTGGTACAAAGTGGGAACTGGGTTGAttcgttttatttatttatggaaatGCGAAGCAAAGGGATTGATATAGTAGACCCATTTATTCTTTCAAGCATCATTGGAGCTTCTGCTAATTTAGCAGTACTGGGACTTGGGAAGCAGATTCATTGCCTAGTTATACTTCTTGGTTATGAATCTAGCTTGTTTGTTAGTAATGCACTTGTGGATATGTATGCTAAATGTAGTGATGTTTTAGCTGCCAAAAAGATTTTTGGTCGAATGGTTCAAAGAGATGTAGTTTCTTGGACTTCAATAATAGTTGGGACCGCTCAACATGGGCTAGCTGAGGAAGCATTGTCCTTATATAATCAGATGCTTTCAACTGGACTAAAGCCTAATGAAGTGACATTTGTTGGATTAATTTATGCCTGTAGCCATGTAGGATTAGTTAGCAAAGGTCGATACTTTTTCAACTCCATGATTAAAGATTATGGAATCAATCCTTCCCTTCAACATTACACATGCTTATTGGATCTTCTTAGTCGCTCAGGGCATCTTGAAGAGGCTGAGAATCTCATTAAGGCAATGCCATTCAAGCCTGATGAAGCTACCTGGGCTGCTTTGCTAAGTGCTTGTAATCACCACAGGAATACCCTTATAGGAATTAGGGTTGCTGATCATCTACTAAGCTTAAAACCTGAAGATCCTTCAACCTACATACTGCTATCTAATATTTATGCTAGTGCTGCTATGTGGGAAAGCGTATCAAAGGTGAGAAGGTTGATGGCAGCTATGGAAGTTAAAAAAGAACCTGGTTATAGTTGCATTGTCTTGGGAAAGGAGAGTCAAGTGTTCTTGGCTGGGGAGACCTCTCATCCTGCGAAGGATGAAATTTTTGGTTTGCTCAAAGAATTGGATGCAGAGATGAAGAGAAGAGGTTATATTCCTGATACAAGTTCTGTTTTACATGACTTGGAGCAGCAAGAGAAGGAAAGGCAGCTTTTTTGGCATAGTGAGAGGTTAGCTGTGGCTTATGGGCTGCTCAAGGGTATTCCTGGGATGGTTCTACATATAGTGAAAAATCTTCGGGTTTGTGGAGATTGTCATACTGTTTTAAAGTTCATTAGCATTATTGTGAAAAGGGAAATTGTTGTCCGAGATGCCAACAGATACCATCATTTTAAGGATGGGAAATGTTCATGTAACAACTTTTGGTGA